A portion of the Streptomyces sp. NBC_00376 genome contains these proteins:
- a CDS encoding amidase, with protein MTTFEERTRVHAFRDDALGEHDAVGLAAAIRRGEVGAAEVARDAAERVRTVEARLNAVRTPVDVPAAVTHAGGALAGVPTFVKDNTDYLGLPTGHGSAAFTPRPARRHAPVVRQFLSSGVTVLGKTRLPEFGFSPTTEFEDAEPVRNPWNTEYSAGGSSGGSAALVAAGAVPIAHANDGGGSIRIPAACCGLVGLKPTRGRVMANAESRRLPLDIVADGVVSRSVRDTAAFLAAAESYWRNPKLPPLGLVEGPSERRLRIGFLLDSPNGVHADAATRTAVTATVATLERLGHAVQPVELDLDARFTDDFLTYWGLLSFLIGSTGRTFGADFDRHRMDGLSRGLRETYLENWRRTPGVLRRLRRTKEAYAAAFRGHDLILSPVLAHTAPPIGHLSPAVPYPALIERILAYVAFTPIDNVVGTPSISVPTPSATEDGLPVGVMLSGRPGSERTLLEAAFALEAEQPFRRIQGL; from the coding sequence ATGACCACTTTCGAGGAACGGACCAGGGTGCACGCCTTCCGGGACGACGCCCTGGGAGAGCACGACGCCGTCGGTCTGGCCGCGGCGATCCGACGGGGTGAGGTCGGCGCCGCCGAGGTCGCCAGGGACGCGGCGGAACGGGTACGGACGGTCGAAGCACGGCTCAACGCGGTCCGGACGCCCGTCGACGTCCCGGCGGCCGTCACCCACGCGGGCGGCGCCCTCGCCGGGGTACCGACCTTCGTCAAGGACAACACCGACTACCTGGGGCTCCCCACCGGCCACGGCAGCGCGGCCTTCACCCCGAGGCCCGCGCGAAGGCACGCGCCGGTCGTCCGGCAGTTCCTGAGCAGCGGCGTCACGGTGCTGGGCAAGACCCGACTGCCCGAGTTCGGGTTCAGCCCGACCACGGAATTCGAGGACGCCGAGCCCGTTCGCAACCCGTGGAACACGGAGTACTCGGCGGGTGGTTCGTCCGGCGGCAGCGCGGCGCTCGTCGCCGCCGGGGCGGTGCCGATCGCGCATGCCAACGACGGCGGCGGCTCGATCCGTATCCCGGCCGCCTGCTGCGGTCTCGTCGGTCTCAAGCCGACCCGCGGACGGGTCATGGCGAACGCCGAGAGCCGCCGGCTGCCGCTCGACATCGTCGCCGACGGCGTCGTGAGCCGTTCCGTCCGGGACACCGCCGCGTTCCTCGCCGCCGCCGAGAGCTACTGGCGCAACCCGAAGCTGCCGCCCCTGGGCCTCGTCGAAGGTCCTTCCGAGCGGCGGCTGCGCATCGGATTCCTGCTGGACTCGCCGAACGGTGTCCACGCCGACGCCGCCACCCGGACGGCCGTCACAGCGACCGTGGCCACGCTCGAACGGCTCGGCCACGCCGTGCAACCGGTGGAGTTGGACCTCGACGCCCGCTTCACCGACGACTTCCTCACCTACTGGGGCCTGCTGTCGTTCCTCATCGGTTCCACGGGCCGGACCTTCGGCGCCGACTTCGACCGCCACCGCATGGACGGCCTCAGCCGGGGGCTGCGGGAGACGTACCTCGAGAACTGGCGGCGCACTCCGGGCGTGCTGCGCAGGCTCAGGCGTACGAAGGAGGCGTACGCGGCGGCGTTCCGCGGGCACGACCTCATCCTTTCCCCCGTACTCGCCCACACCGCGCCCCCGATCGGCCACCTCAGCCCCGCCGTTCCCTACCCTGCGCTGATCGAACGGATCCTCGCGTACGTCGCGTTCACGCCCATCGACAACGTGGTCGGCACACCGTCGATCTCGGTGCCCACCCCGAGCGCGACCGAGGACGGACTGCCCGTCGGCGTCATGCTCTCCGGCCGCCCCGGCAGCGAACGGACCCTGCTGGAGGCCGCGTTCGCACTGGAGGCGGAGCAGCCCTTCCGGCGCATCCAGGGCCTGTGA